Proteins from a genomic interval of Paenibacillus sp. RC334:
- a CDS encoding VTT domain-containing protein encodes MSNNGALNPWIVYIVILAGLFTAITIAYFAGRIFGEKFKLKFQNNRHFQKAEKFFEQHGDIAMCLGHFTPVIRYILPVFVGLNGTSYKKFALISYSSAFVWTATFFAFGKFLGHYILNLLDLIDPKLAVVALIIAVGTFITTKWFKSKLSDLTA; translated from the coding sequence TTGAGTAACAACGGAGCTTTAAACCCGTGGATTGTATATATTGTTATTCTCGCTGGCTTATTTACAGCAATTACAATTGCTTATTTTGCGGGCAGAATCTTTGGAGAAAAATTTAAACTAAAGTTTCAAAACAACCGTCACTTTCAGAAAGCAGAGAAATTTTTTGAACAACACGGAGATATCGCAATGTGTCTTGGACATTTCACACCAGTCATTCGGTATATTTTGCCTGTATTCGTTGGTCTAAACGGTACCTCATACAAGAAGTTTGCTTTGATTTCGTATTCCAGCGCGTTTGTTTGGACCGCTACGTTCTTTGCCTTTGGCAAGTTCCTTGGACATTATATATTGAATTTGCTAGATTTGATCGATCCTAAATTGGCCGTGGTTGCTTTAATCATAGCCGTTGGCACCTTTATCACAACCAAGTGGTTCAAGTCGAAATTATCCGACCTTACTGCATAA
- a CDS encoding methyltransferase domain-containing protein — protein MKLNEYLLFLQSFIRSPKNVGSVIPSSRFLATKMVKQAPWNEFKAVAELGSGTGAITRFINAQVSEPTKVLLFEMNETMRKNLQTEYPDFSCHPNAAQLVEAMKQENIHQLDCIFSGLPFFNFDRELRDTLVEQIYKALKPGGLFIAFQYSLQMKKQLSEKFIIEKIDLVPFNIPPAFVYVCRKKETI, from the coding sequence TTGAAACTTAATGAATACCTTTTATTTTTGCAAAGCTTTATTCGCAGCCCAAAAAATGTAGGCAGTGTTATACCAAGCTCCCGATTTCTAGCGACCAAAATGGTGAAACAAGCCCCCTGGAACGAGTTTAAGGCAGTCGCAGAACTCGGATCGGGTACAGGTGCTATCACCCGTTTTATCAACGCCCAGGTGAGCGAACCCACGAAAGTATTATTGTTTGAGATGAATGAGACTATGAGGAAAAATTTACAGACAGAATACCCAGACTTCTCCTGTCATCCGAACGCTGCTCAGTTAGTAGAAGCAATGAAGCAAGAGAACATTCATCAGTTAGATTGTATTTTTAGCGGACTACCTTTTTTTAATTTTGATCGTGAATTGAGAGATACCTTGGTTGAACAGATCTATAAAGCACTCAAACCTGGAGGCTTGTTTATCGCCTTTCAATATTCGCTTCAAATGAAAAAGCAGCTTTCCGAAAAATTTATCATTGAAAAAATTGATTTAGTGCCTTTCAATATCCCTCCCGCTTTCGTTTACGTCTGTCGCAAAAAGGAAACAATTTAA
- a CDS encoding response regulator transcription factor, which translates to MNTILVVDDDSEIRDVIHVYLRNEGYHVIEAADGEEALDAIKTTPIQLVILDVMMPRMDGIRACLKIREISNTPIIMLSAKEEDIDKINGLTTGADDYMIKPFNPLELLARVKAQLRRQTLIGKEEFNSLILIKDLIIDKSKHSVKLKGNEISLTPLEFAILVLLASHPGQVFSSEHIYENVWKAPYGFSDNTVMVHIRNLREKLEQFPRDPQYIKTVWGVGYKIE; encoded by the coding sequence ATGAATACCATTCTTGTTGTGGATGATGATTCCGAGATTCGGGATGTCATTCATGTATATCTTCGTAATGAAGGATACCATGTAATTGAAGCAGCCGATGGTGAAGAAGCCCTGGATGCCATAAAGACAACACCGATTCAACTGGTTATCCTGGATGTCATGATGCCACGAATGGATGGAATCAGAGCATGCCTTAAAATAAGGGAAATATCGAATACTCCGATTATCATGCTGTCAGCCAAGGAAGAAGATATTGATAAAATTAACGGATTGACCACTGGGGCCGATGACTACATGATTAAACCGTTCAATCCATTAGAATTGCTTGCTCGCGTAAAAGCGCAGCTACGTCGTCAAACATTAATAGGAAAAGAAGAATTTAATTCCCTTATTCTTATTAAAGACCTGATCATCGATAAGAGTAAACATTCCGTGAAGTTAAAGGGCAACGAAATTTCGTTGACTCCTCTTGAGTTTGCTATTCTGGTCTTGCTTGCCAGCCATCCTGGGCAGGTTTTTAGTTCGGAGCACATTTACGAAAATGTGTGGAAGGCGCCATACGGATTTTCTGATAATACCGTAATGGTTCATATTCGTAATTTACGAGAAAAATTAGAGCAGTTCCCAAGAGATCCTCAGTATATTAAAACGGTGTGGGGAGTTGGCTATAAAATTGAATGA
- a CDS encoding HAMP domain-containing sensor histidine kinase — translation MNEHVQKSKQKKRIQVNILIRMVLSFIIAIAINDILILLFLKISSAMEWHWFRNFFPYLLTPLFMVTFIFTFLVLTRRIVRDLITLEQGLQIISEGNLKYRVPVVRQDELGRVALNINRMTERLEQQIVKEREIEKSKMELITGISHDLRTPLTSIIGYIELLRTDSYQDKDEYTRFVQNTYNKAIHLKKLLDDLFEYTRLTSVDTHLNLRSINLFQLLDQLLFEFEPIAEENGVYIVKDIGDSPIVTSIDSDKIARAIDNLLMNALKYSLKPGSICIRLKTSPEQITIEVENKGAPLTQDQEEKLFDRFYKVDHSRSSEGIQTGAGLGLSIARNIVELHQGTLTLNHSNNVFTFQLKLPFEISSSS, via the coding sequence TTGAATGAACATGTACAAAAGTCAAAACAAAAAAAACGAATTCAAGTCAACATTTTAATCAGAATGGTACTAAGTTTTATTATCGCCATTGCTATAAATGATATTCTCATTTTACTTTTCTTGAAAATTAGCAGTGCTATGGAATGGCATTGGTTTCGCAATTTTTTTCCTTATCTTCTTACCCCCTTGTTTATGGTAACGTTTATTTTTACTTTTTTAGTTTTGACACGGCGAATCGTTAGAGACTTAATTACATTGGAGCAAGGGCTTCAGATTATTTCCGAAGGTAATTTAAAATATCGGGTACCTGTTGTTCGGCAAGATGAACTTGGACGGGTTGCGCTCAACATCAATCGAATGACAGAACGTTTAGAGCAACAGATTGTAAAAGAACGTGAAATAGAGAAATCCAAGATGGAGTTGATCACAGGTATTTCACATGACTTGCGCACGCCTCTGACAAGCATTATCGGCTATATCGAGCTTTTAAGAACAGACTCATATCAGGATAAAGATGAATATACGCGCTTTGTTCAAAACACCTATAACAAAGCAATTCATTTGAAGAAGTTGCTCGATGACTTGTTCGAATATACTCGGCTCACTTCTGTCGATACCCACTTAAATCTCAGAAGCATCAATTTATTTCAACTATTGGATCAATTGCTATTCGAGTTCGAACCCATTGCTGAAGAAAACGGTGTATATATCGTGAAAGATATCGGTGACTCCCCGATCGTTACCTCCATTGACAGCGATAAAATTGCTAGAGCAATCGATAATCTTCTCATGAACGCCTTAAAGTATTCCTTGAAGCCGGGAAGCATTTGCATTCGACTGAAAACGAGCCCTGAGCAAATTACGATTGAGGTCGAAAATAAAGGAGCTCCTCTCACGCAAGATCAAGAGGAGAAGCTATTTGATCGTTTTTATAAAGTTGACCATTCAAGAAGTAGCGAAGGTATTCAAACAGGAGCAGGACTGGGCCTTTCCATTGCTAGAAATATTGTTGAGTTACATCAAGGTACCTTAACGCTTAATCATAGTAATAACGTATTTACATTCCAATTGAAATTGCCTTTTGAAATTAGCTCAAGTAGCTAA
- a CDS encoding helix-turn-helix transcriptional regulator: MKTIGEKIKSIRKTNKLNQIQFSQIIGVSQGTLSELEQDKYKPSLETIVALKLNFNVNLEWLLIEEYISSNSTLFCTQLDNLESNLISEFRKLNVGDKHEIQEIINLKLKRYKYK, encoded by the coding sequence ATGAAGACTATAGGAGAAAAAATAAAGAGTATTCGGAAAACGAATAAACTCAATCAAATTCAGTTCTCACAGATTATTGGCGTATCACAAGGGACATTGAGTGAATTGGAACAAGATAAATATAAGCCGTCATTAGAAACCATAGTTGCCCTAAAACTAAACTTTAATGTTAACTTGGAGTGGCTGCTAATCGAGGAGTATATAAGTTCTAATAGTACGTTGTTTTGTACACAATTAGATAATCTTGAATCAAATTTAATTTCAGAATTTCGAAAGTTAAATGTGGGAGACAAACATGAAATTCAGGAAATCATAAATTTAAAGCTAAAACGTTATAAATATAAATAA
- a CDS encoding zinc-binding dehydrogenase — MIRTIVVDPHAPSHLAFKEVDAPQPKPWEALVQVKAVSLNRGEVSDAKNQEIYSRPGWDFAGIVIEPAENGAGPQKGARVVGLLPMGAWSERVAAPVSLLAEIPDKLTFTEAATLPVAGLTALYALRKGGMLLGKRIFITGSSGGVGLFAHQLAAQSGAYVVGTASTEEKAELVREVGSDEVIIGYTAISSASKFGPYDLIIDSVGGNALAALLPQLAPQGICVAVGFSSSNTAMIDMKNMVTSGGRTLYSFFLGEELTRQSAADDLSLLARLVTDERLIPRIQVEAPWTEIDTVARNLMERKFSGKAVLHLD, encoded by the coding sequence ATGATTCGTACTATTGTTGTTGATCCGCATGCCCCGTCTCATTTGGCCTTCAAGGAAGTTGACGCCCCGCAGCCTAAGCCATGGGAAGCGCTTGTGCAAGTGAAGGCCGTCTCACTCAACCGCGGTGAAGTGAGTGACGCTAAAAATCAGGAAATATATAGCCGTCCTGGCTGGGATTTCGCCGGGATTGTCATCGAGCCGGCAGAGAACGGCGCAGGACCGCAAAAAGGGGCTAGGGTTGTTGGTTTGCTCCCGATGGGAGCCTGGAGCGAGCGAGTGGCTGCTCCCGTATCGTTGTTGGCCGAAATCCCAGACAAACTCACTTTTACGGAGGCGGCTACCCTCCCCGTAGCAGGGCTCACGGCTCTTTATGCACTTCGAAAAGGCGGCATGCTGCTTGGCAAACGGATTTTCATTACAGGCTCTAGCGGCGGAGTTGGGCTATTCGCCCATCAGCTTGCAGCCCAATCCGGCGCATACGTTGTAGGTACGGCAAGCACGGAAGAGAAGGCTGAGCTTGTTCGGGAGGTCGGATCCGACGAAGTGATCATTGGATATACCGCAATTTCATCAGCCAGCAAATTTGGGCCGTACGATCTGATCATCGATTCAGTAGGCGGCAATGCACTGGCGGCGTTGCTGCCGCAGCTAGCGCCCCAAGGGATTTGCGTTGCGGTAGGATTTTCCTCTTCAAATACCGCAATGATCGATATGAAGAATATGGTGACCAGCGGAGGAAGAACCTTGTACAGCTTCTTTTTAGGTGAGGAACTCACTCGTCAATCAGCCGCGGACGATCTGAGTTTGCTGGCCCGGCTGGTCACAGATGAGCGGTTAATCCCACGAATCCAAGTGGAGGCGCCTTGGACCGAAATTGACACCGTTGCCCGTAATCTTATGGAACGGAAATTCTCGGGCAAAGCCGTGCTTCACTTAGATTGA